The proteins below come from a single Candidatus Delongbacteria bacterium genomic window:
- the glnA gene encoding type I glutamate--ammonia ligase has translation MVREEVLQKLKSENVKYLRLQFVDLLGVSKNVEVPENQFTKALDGEIMFDGSSIYGFSRIEESDMLLKPDLGSLKIFPWIENGHKTASLICDIYTTENQPYKGCPRLALKRIVKEAKDLGFDMYVGPEPEFYIFKKDSSGNIIMDNHDNAGYFDLSTLDNGDFLRKEITIALQEMGFEIEASHHECGPGQHEIDFKYDDAIKTADNIALFTFVVRKIAKDNGLHATFMPKPVHGIAGSGMHLNQSLFKNGKNAFFDDKKEYQLSELAKNYIAGILRHAKGITAVTNPLVNSYKRLLPGFEAPINIAWSLKNRSPLIRIPGKRGESTRIELRVPDPAANPYLAIAVSLKAGLEGIKQNLTPPEMVKGNIFEMSDSEKEKHKIEQLPSNLFEAISELKKDDILKDALGSHIFKHYCNAKLMEWNEYSSKVHQWELDCYINHY, from the coding sequence ATGGTTAGAGAAGAAGTTCTACAAAAGCTTAAATCTGAAAATGTGAAGTATTTACGTCTTCAATTTGTTGATCTGCTTGGTGTCTCAAAAAATGTAGAAGTACCTGAAAATCAATTCACTAAAGCTCTTGATGGTGAAATAATGTTTGATGGCTCTAGTATTTATGGCTTTTCAAGAATTGAAGAATCAGATATGCTTTTAAAGCCTGATTTAGGATCTTTGAAAATCTTTCCATGGATTGAAAACGGTCATAAAACAGCATCTCTTATCTGTGATATTTATACGACTGAAAATCAACCATACAAAGGTTGTCCAAGACTTGCTCTAAAAAGAATTGTTAAAGAGGCCAAGGATCTTGGGTTCGATATGTATGTTGGTCCTGAACCTGAATTTTATATTTTTAAAAAAGATAGCTCAGGTAATATAATAATGGATAACCATGACAATGCAGGATATTTTGATTTATCTACTCTGGATAATGGTGATTTTCTAAGAAAAGAAATTACGATTGCACTCCAGGAGATGGGTTTTGAAATAGAAGCTAGTCACCATGAATGTGGTCCTGGTCAGCATGAGATTGATTTTAAGTATGATGATGCAATTAAAACTGCAGATAATATTGCATTGTTTACTTTTGTAGTTAGAAAAATTGCGAAAGACAACGGTTTACACGCGACATTTATGCCAAAACCAGTTCATGGAATAGCTGGAAGCGGAATGCACTTAAATCAGTCCCTTTTCAAAAATGGTAAAAATGCCTTCTTTGATGATAAAAAGGAATATCAACTCAGTGAATTAGCAAAAAATTATATTGCTGGTATTTTAAGACATGCAAAAGGTATTACTGCTGTTACAAATCCACTTGTAAACTCGTATAAGAGACTTCTTCCAGGGTTTGAAGCTCCTATTAATATTGCTTGGTCACTAAAAAATAGAAGTCCACTCATTAGAATTCCAGGTAAACGTGGTGAAAGTACAAGAATCGAGCTTAGAGTCCCAGATCCAGCCGCAAATCCATATCTAGCTATCGCTGTCTCATTAAAAGCAGGTCTGGAAGGAATCAAACAAAATCTAACGCCACCTGAAATGGTTAAAGGTAATATTTTCGAAATGAGTGATTCAGAAAAAGAAAAGCATAAAATAGAACAATTACCATCCAATCTTTTTGAAGCAATTTCAGAATTAAAAAAAGATGATATTTTAAAAGATGCTTTAGGAAGTCACATTTTTAAGCATTATTGCAATGCTAAACTTATGGAGTGGAATGAATACTCATCCAAAGTTCATCAATGGGAACTTGATTGTTACATAAATCATTACTAA
- a CDS encoding 6-bladed beta-propeller translates to MRISYIIMMIILISCSNSEYKIENIDGYEVVTNNNIKKDIKINLNLLYEIKNSDNSIFSLKFPRDRFSLNSALDSSMNLFVVDNVDSKIMKFNNHGIFVKEFGGKGQGPGEFPASPVDLYIYKEKLYVIDENGRMTIFDLEGNFIEYRNNEVFSMRPRSLKVSDSTVFLTGEAWQGRWGTEEFKYGLAVFKCNIELTSGDMLYGDLKSFDIGKISPEFDDIYSTFNGNKLVIGANSKSEFKLFEYDKSGKKNREIIKKYNQIYREQESIDGMKKALEKYSDRSGGMFKFEEPSKYKNSTGQIFIGPEGSVFVSIDESQIDNDGQKFNVFNELGIMMGTAIVKDFANFDLRSDKGYLIAATSKVSNYAEEGKTDPVIKVYSMSF, encoded by the coding sequence ATGAGAATATCTTATATAATCATGATGATAATTCTAATTAGTTGTTCTAATTCAGAGTACAAAATTGAGAATATTGATGGATATGAAGTAGTAACGAATAACAATATCAAGAAAGATATCAAAATAAATCTAAATCTACTCTACGAAATAAAGAATAGTGACAACTCAATATTTTCATTGAAATTTCCTAGAGACAGATTTTCGTTAAACTCAGCTCTAGATTCATCTATGAACCTTTTTGTTGTAGACAATGTTGATTCTAAAATCATGAAGTTTAATAATCATGGAATATTTGTAAAAGAATTTGGTGGTAAAGGTCAAGGTCCTGGTGAATTTCCAGCTTCGCCTGTTGACCTATATATTTATAAAGAAAAGCTGTACGTAATAGATGAAAATGGACGGATGACTATTTTTGATCTTGAGGGTAATTTTATTGAATATAGAAACAACGAAGTTTTCAGTATGAGACCAAGATCTTTGAAAGTTAGTGATTCAACAGTTTTCTTAACAGGTGAGGCATGGCAAGGAAGATGGGGAACTGAGGAATTTAAATATGGACTTGCTGTTTTTAAATGTAATATTGAGCTTACATCAGGGGATATGCTTTATGGAGATCTGAAAAGTTTTGATATAGGTAAAATCAGTCCTGAATTTGATGATATTTATTCGACTTTCAATGGTAACAAATTGGTAATCGGAGCAAATTCTAAAAGTGAGTTTAAGTTGTTCGAATATGATAAAAGTGGGAAAAAAAACAGGGAAATTATAAAGAAGTACAACCAGATCTACAGAGAGCAAGAAAGTATAGATGGGATGAAAAAAGCACTTGAAAAATATTCTGATAGATCGGGAGGTATGTTCAAATTTGAAGAACCATCTAAATACAAGAATTCTACAGGGCAAATATTCATCGGACCTGAAGGTTCAGTTTTTGTTAGTATTGATGAAAGTCAGATAGATAATGATGGGCAAAAATTCAATGTTTTTAATGAGCTTGGAATAATGATGGGAACTGCTATTGTGAAAGATTTTGCAAATTTTGACTTAAGAAGTGATAAGGGTTATCTGATCGCAGCTACATCTAAGGTTTCAAATTATGCTGAAGAGGGTAAAACGGATCCTGTCATAAAAGTTTATTCAATGAGCTTTTAG